In the genome of Pichia kudriavzevii chromosome 4, complete sequence, one region contains:
- a CDS encoding uncharacterized protein (PKUD0D04200; Pfam Domains: Patatin(6.3e-28)) gives MEKETHLPTGFEEDYINESHIQEFEKALKYEDQEDNSYLSRDDSVVSLGGVTTPKSTGIETITSQSDWMPVYNKTKRKTRRNSSFTERHPLLRRQTSNIHTSGAETETEKPLSSASSQYMGAYDEYSLTFTILRYPLLAFIIGWTCVLSFLYFLVRLSITLSEKLILAKDKKRTQLLDSLKNSKNYDEYIAHAKKLDEYLGLAEWCNQDKYKYYDWRNLRKTIHNLRKFRYTQRYDDLMVVLQTCVKSNFAGTENPLLYSHCYYGTKKLIERYNAEVVKSLETIIKAENISLKEKRIFFKIINKNFGRTCLVLSGGASFCYNHFGVIKALIENDLMPKIVSGTSGGGMIAALVGSRTNEELLKLITPKLSSKMNAFGTEPFWEGIKRWWKTGARFDSVDWARKAQWWTRGSTTFEESYKKTGKIINISTVPNDIHSPTILCNYITSPSCCIWSAMLASAAVPGILNPVMLMEKTKDGTVRPFSLGSKWKDGSLRTDVPLSTLNMYFNTKFSIVSQVNPHVMLWIFKNRGDIGKPVVRSKGKTYRGGFILSYLENLIKLEIIKWLKLVKEFQLFPNLLESDWSNIFLQNFGGTITLFPKIVLSDYKYILSDPNEERLESKIRNGESVTYPKLLFIKHRLNIERTIEKGLEATRINIDDTADAPPNLVQNIIENNNNLKNSEDAINSEVDDVIPDAANCKNTQVVDKDQDISNEEDLSHSLSSESDVPYGSDDLPSDHSEYKDESDDVYGNNLDTLLNTEHIGRANLGFLGIQMGIDIENSSDFSANDGSFNEDNFFKNDS, from the coding sequence atggaGAAGGAAACGCATTTACCTACcggttttgaagaagactATATCAACGAGTCTCATATCcaggaatttgaaaaagctTTAAAGTATGAGGATCAGGAGGACAACAGCTATTTATCAAGGGACGACTCCGTAGTTTCTCTTGGCGGAGTCACAACTCCAAAGAGTACAGGCATAGAAACAATAACGTCTCAATCTGACTGGATGCCTGTTTACAACAagacaaaaagaaaaactagGCGGAATTCAAGTTTCACTGAGAGGCACCCCCTATTGCGCAGGCAAACTTCAAATATCCATACAAGTGGTGCTGAAACCGAAACAGAGAAACCACTGTCGTCAGCTTCCTCCCAATATATGGGTGCATATGATGAATACTCGCTCACATTCACGATCCTGAGATACCCCTTGCTTGCTTTTATAATAGGATGGACATGCGTATTATctttcctttattttctcGTAAGATTATCAATTACTCTTTCTGAAAAGTTGATACTTGccaaagataaaaaaagaacacAGTTGCTAGATAGcctgaaaaattcaaagaattatGATGAATACATTGCCCATGCAAAAAAACTAGATGAATATTTGGGACTAGCAGAATGGTGTAACCAagataaatataaatattaCGATTGGAGAAATCTTAGGAAAACAATTCACAATCTCCGAAAGTTTAGGTATACTCAAAGATACGACGATTTAATGGTGGTTTTGCAAACATGCGTGAAATCCAACTTTGCAGGTACAGAAAACCCATTGCTGTATTCCCACTGCTATTATGGAACTAAAAAGCTCATTGAAAGGTATAACGCCGAAGTGGTAAAATCGCTAGAAACCATTATAAAGGCTGAAAACATTAGTCTTAAGGagaaaagaatatttttcaagataaTCAATAAAAATTTTGGTAGAACTTGTTTAGTGTTGAGCGGCGGTGCATCCTTCTGCTATAATCATTTTGGCGTCATCAAGGCTcttattgaaaatgatctTATGCCGAAGATTGTAAGTGGCACTTCTGGCGGTGGTATGATTGCGGCATTGGTGGGATCACGGACCAATGAAGAATTACTTAAATTGATTACACCTAAGCTATCAAGTAAAATGAATGCATTTGGCACTGAACCGTTTTGGGAAGGCATAAAACGTTGGTGGAAAACTGGAGCTAGATTTGATTCAGTTGATTGGGCAAGAAAGGCCCAGTGGTGGACAAGGGGATCAACTACATTTGAAGAGTCATACAAGAAAACGGGGAAAATTATAAACATTTCAACAGTTCCAAATGATATCCACTCACCAACCATTTTATGCAACTACATAACTTCGCCAAGTTGTTGTATATGGTCTGCTATGTTGGCATCTGCTGCAGTTCCAGGGATTTTGAATCCTGTCATGTTGATGGAGAAAACTAAAGATGGTACAGTCAGGCCTTTTTCATTGGGCAGTAAGTGGAAGGATGGATCACTTAGAACCGACGTTCCATTGTCTACTTTGAACATGTATTTCAATACCAAGTTTTCGATTGTCTCTCAGGTTAACCCGCATGTAATGCTTTGGATATTTAAGAACAGAGGTGATATTGGAAAGCCTGTTGTCAGATCAAAGGGTAAGACATATAGAGGTGGTTTTATTCTAAGCTATCTAGAGAACTTGATCAAACTAGAGATTATAAAATGGCTGAAGTTAGTTAAAGAGTTTCAGCTATTTCCTAATTTGCTTGAAAGTGATTGGTCTAATATATTTTTACAGAATTTTGGTGGTACAATTACCCTATTTCCCAAAATTGTATTGTCGGACTATAAATATATTCTTTCAGATCCGAATGAGGAACGCTTAGAATCCAAGATTAGAAACGGAGAGTCAGTGACTTACCCTAAACTTTTATTCATAAAACATCGACTGAATATAGAAAgaacaattgaaaagggGCTGGAAGCCACCAGAATAAATATTGACGACACCGCAGACGCCCCACCGAATCTAGTGCaaaatattattgaaaataataataatctaaaaaattcagaagATGCTATAAATAGTGAAGTCGATGATGTTATTCCCGACGCTGCAAATTGTAAAAACACTCAAGTTGTCGATAAAGATCAGGATATCTCAAATGAGGAAGATTTAAGTCACAGTTTATCCTCTGAAAGTGATGTCCCTTATGGATCTGACGATCTTCCAAGTGACCACTCTGAATATAAGGATGAAAGTGATGACGTATATGGTAATAATTTGGACACTTTACTGAATACCGAACATATAGGTAGAGCAAACTTAGGATTTCTGGGGATTCAGATGGGCATTGATATTGAGAATTCAAGTGATTTCTCTGCAAATGATGGATCTTTTAACGAAGACAACTTCTTTAAGAACGACAGCTAA